One stretch of Prunus persica cultivar Lovell chromosome G1, Prunus_persica_NCBIv2, whole genome shotgun sequence DNA includes these proteins:
- the LOC18791554 gene encoding 50S ribosomal protein L18, chloroplastic, protein MSASISFLGTAIASSQQLWLRPKLVGVTTTLSPRPQSQSLVVEAKATTKREDRTARHIRIRKKVEGTPERPRLAVFRSNKHIYAQVIDDTKMHTLASASTMQKPVSDEFDYTAGPTIEVAKKVGEVIAKSCLEKGITKVAFDRGGYPYHGRVEALADAAREHGLQF, encoded by the exons ATGTCAGCGTCAATTTCGTTCCTTGGCACTGCAATTGCGTCTTCCCAACAGCTATGGCTGCGTCCCAAGCTTGTGGGAGTGACGACGACTCTAAGTCCAAGGCCTCAATCTCAGTCTCTTGTTGTGGAAGCCAAAGCCACCACCAAAAGAGAAGACAGAACCGCCCGCCATATTCGTATCAGAAAGAAG GTTGAAGGGACTCCGGAAAGGCCAAGGTTAGCTGTCTTCCGCTCCAACAAGCATATCTATGCCCAAGTGATTGATGATACCAAGATGCACACACTTGCTTCAGCTTCAACAATGCAGAAACCCGTCTCTGATGAATTTGATTACACTGCTGGTCCTACCATT GAAGTAGCAAAGAAGGTGGGAGAAGTGATTGCAAAGTCCTGTTTGGAGAAAGGGATTACAAAAGTGGCCTTTGACCGGGGTGGATACCCCTATCACGGTCGTGTGGAAGCCCTTGCTGATGCGGCTAGGGAACATGGCCTTCAATTCTAA
- the LOC18792320 gene encoding cation/H(+) antiporter 19, with protein MAPPASPVAPMKATSNGSFQGENPLDFALPLLILQICLVVVFTRTLAFLLKPLRQPRVIAEVIGGILLGPSALGRSEKFLHTVFPAKSMTVLDTVANIGLLFFLFLIGLELDIRAIRRTGKKSLGIAVAGITLPFVLGVFTSFVLRSTVSKGVSQGPFLVFIGVALSITAFPVLARILAELKLLTTDVGRIAMSAAAINDVAAWILLALAIALTGTNTSPLVSVWVLLCGAGFVGFCIFALRPLLAMMARRSPEGEPVKELYICITLSLVLAASFVTDTIGIHALFGAFVVGIVVPKDGPFAGVLIEKIEDLVSGLFLPLYFVSSGLKTNVATISGGLSWGLLVLVIFTASFGKIVGTVALSMMCKVHFREALALGFLMNTKGLVELIVLNIGKDRKVLNDQTFAIFVLMALFTTFITTPLVMAIYKPARRGAPYKNRSFFRKNPDTELRMLACFHSTRNIPTMINLIESSRGTRKRGRLTVYAMHLMELSERSSAISMVHKARYNGLPFWNKKTDDTNSNKDHMVIAFEAYEQLSTVKVRPMTAISSLNDIHEDICASAHHKSVAMILLPFHKHQRLDGTMESLGNSFRSVNERVLRHAPCSVGILVDRGLGGTAQVSASDVSYNVVVAFFGGRDDREALAYGMRLAEHPGIVMTLVKFVAPPGKTLIFGAKLVGITSDKNKKIVKEEDCGDEKEDDESFLAEYMSVRNSKNKEGGEPSMLYEEKVVESKAEICVVLKSMGRNVNLFVVGRMPPTAPLVDSTSDCAELGPVGSFLASSEFSSTASVVVLQQYNPTASQPLVVEEADYELPETSMA; from the exons ATGGCACCGCCGGCCAGCCCTGTTGCCCCGATGAAGGCAACATCCAATGGATCGTTTCAAGGTGAAAATCCTCTGGATTTTGCTCTTCCCTTACTCATCCTCCAGATCTGCTTGGTCGTAGTTTTCACCAGAACACTCGCATTCCTTCTTAAACCTCTCCGGCAACCTCGAGTTATAGCCGAAGTCATT GGAGGGATATTACTTGGACCCTCGGCATTGGGGAGAAGCGAGAAGTTTCTCCACACCGTTTTCCCGGCAAAATCAATGACCGTACTGGACACCGTGGCCAACATCGgactcctcttcttcctgtTCCTCATCGGCCTTGAACTCGACATCCGCGCCATTCGCCGCACGGGCAAGAAATCCTTAGGCATAGCCGTCGCCGGCATCACCCTTCCCTTCGTCCTCGGTGTCTTCACCTCCTTCGTTCTCCGCTCCACCGTCTCCAAAGGCGTCAGCCAGGGCCCCTTCCTCGTCTTCATCGGCGTCGCCCTCTCCATCACAGCCTTCCCCGTCCTCGCCCGCATCCTCGCCGAGCTCAAGCTCCTCACCACCGACGTCGGCCGCATCGCCATGTCAGCCGCCGCCATAAACGACGTTGCCGCTTGGATCCTCCTAGCCCTCGCCATCGCCCTCACCGGCACCAACACGTCCCCTCTCGTCTCCGTGTGGGTCCTACTCTGCGGGGCCGGGTTCGTCGGGTTCTGCATTTTTGCTCTCAGGCCGCTCCTGGCCATGATGGCGCGGCGGTCCCCGGAAGGCGAGCCGGTGAAGGAGCTGTACATATGCATAACGCTGTCGCTGGTGCTGGCGGCGAGTTTCGTGACCGACACGATTGGGATACACGCGCTGTTTGGCGCGTTTGTGGTGGGGATTGTTGTGCCTAAGGACGGGCCGTTCGCTGGGGTGCTGATAGAGAAGATAGAGGATCTGGTGTCGGGGCTGTTCTTGCCGCTCTACTTTGTTTCGAGTGGGTTGAAGACGAACGTGGCGACCATCAGCGGCGGGCTGTCGTGGGGGCTGCTGGTGCTGGTTATATTCACGGCTTCTTTCGGGAAGATTGTGGGGACGGTGGCTTTGTCGATGATGTGTAAGGTGCACTTCAGGGAAGCTTTGGCACTTGGGTTCCTTATGAACACCAAGGGACTGGTGGAGCTCATCGTCCTCAATATTGGCAAGGATAGAAAG GTACTGAACGACCAAACATTCGCCATATTCGTTCTAATGGCGCTCTTCACCACCTTCATCACCACCCCACTGGTGATGGCCATCTACAAGCCCGCCCGCAGAGGAGCCCCCTACAAGAACCGCAGCTTTTTCCGCAAAAATCCCGACACAGAGCTCCGAATGCTGGCCTGCTTCCACAGCACCCGCAACATCCCCACTATGATCAACCTCATCGAGTCCTCCCGCGGCACCCGCAAGCGCGGCCGCCTCACAGTCTACGCCATGCACCTCATGGAGCTCTCCGAGCGCTCCTCCGCCATCTCCATGGTCCACAAGGCCCGCTACAACGGCCTCCCCTTCTGGAACAAGAAAACTGACGACACCAACTCCAACAAGGACCATATGGTCATTGCCTTCGAGGCCTACGAGCAGCTCAGCACCGTCAAGGTCCGCCCCATGACCGCCATCTCCTCCCTCAACGACATCCACGAAGACATCTGCGCCAGCGCCCACCACAAGAGCGTCGCCATGATCCTGCTCCCTTTCCACAAGCACCAGCGGCTCGACGGCACCATGGAGTCTCTGGGGAACTCGTTTAGGTCCGTCAACGAGCGCGTGTTGAGGCACGCGCCGTGCTCGGTTGGGATTTTGGTGGACAGGGGTCTGGGCGGCACTGCGCAGGTCTCGGCCAGCGACGTGTCGTATAATGTGGTTGTGGCGTTTTTCGGTGGGCGGGACGACAGGGAGGCGCTGGCGTACGGCATGAGACTGGCAGAGCATCCCGGGATTGTGATGACTTTAGTGAAGTTTGTGGCCCCACCGGGGAAAACGTTGATATTTGGCGCGAAGTTGGTCGGTATCACTTCGGATAAGAACAAGAAGATTGTGAAGGAGGAAGATTGCGGCGACGAGAAGGAGGACGACGAGTCGTTTTTGGCTGAATACATGAGTGTAAGGAACAGTAAGAACAAGGAGGGCGGGGAGCCTTCGATGCTGTACGAGGAGAAGGTGGTGGAGAGCAAGGCGGAGATTTGTGTCGTGTTGAAATCGATGGGCAGAAATGTCAATTTGTTTGTGGTGGGACGAATGCCTCCAACGGCGCCGCTGGTGGACAGCACGAGTGACTGCGCGGAGTTGGGCCCCGTGGGGAGCTTCTTGGCGTCGTCGGAGTTTTCGTCCACGGCGTCGGTTGTGGTGCTTCAACAGTATAATCCCACGGCGTCGCAGCCGCTTGTGGTGGAGGAGGCTGACTATGAATTACCGGAAACGTCAATGGCTTAA